The Gemmatimonadota bacterium genome has a window encoding:
- a CDS encoding GTPase Era: MESTGQMAGQMAGAAGDGSHRAGFVALVGKPNVGKSTLMNALLQHRLSIVTPRPQTTRQRVLGILTKDDYQVLFLDTPGLLEPGYRLQEYMLQSAVHTLHDSDAAVAIVDATRFERDLDDRVAGFLEQSRGPVILAINKIDRIPRTSLLPMIERAADRFPFTEIVPVSALKGDGLQPLLSAVIRVLPAGPALYPADMLTDQPERFFVGEIIREHLFLAVREELPYASAVIVEDFTDRPNGTAFIQAGIIIERDSQKGIIIGKNGRMLKRIGSSARKAIVEFLDRPVYLDLRVKVRPSWRKKEQELRRLGYTRR, translated from the coding sequence ATGGAAAGCACCGGGCAGATGGCAGGGCAGATGGCAGGCGCCGCCGGCGACGGATCCCATCGCGCGGGGTTCGTGGCCCTGGTCGGGAAGCCGAACGTGGGCAAGTCCACCCTGATGAACGCGCTGCTGCAGCACCGGCTTTCCATCGTGACGCCGAGGCCCCAGACGACCCGCCAGCGGGTACTGGGCATTCTGACGAAAGACGACTACCAGGTCCTGTTCCTCGATACGCCCGGACTGCTCGAACCCGGCTACCGGCTCCAGGAATACATGCTGCAGTCCGCGGTCCATACGCTGCACGACTCGGACGCGGCCGTGGCCATCGTGGACGCCACCCGTTTCGAACGCGATCTCGACGACCGGGTCGCCGGCTTCCTTGAGCAGAGCCGCGGACCGGTCATCCTGGCCATCAACAAGATCGACCGGATACCCAGGACTTCCCTGCTGCCCATGATCGAACGGGCCGCGGACCGGTTCCCCTTCACCGAAATCGTGCCCGTGTCCGCCCTCAAGGGAGACGGCCTGCAGCCGCTGCTGTCCGCCGTGATCCGCGTGCTTCCGGCGGGTCCGGCGCTCTACCCCGCCGACATGCTCACGGACCAGCCGGAGCGATTCTTCGTGGGAGAGATCATCCGCGAGCACCTGTTCCTTGCCGTGCGGGAGGAACTGCCCTACGCGTCGGCCGTGATCGTCGAGGATTTCACGGACCGACCCAACGGCACGGCGTTCATCCAGGCCGGCATCATCATCGAACGGGATTCCCAGAAGGGCATCATCATCGGCAAGAACGGGCGCATGCTCAAACGCATCGGATCGTCCGCGAGGAAGGCCATCGTCGAATTCCTGGACCGCCCCGTCTACCTCGACCTGCGGGTCAAGGTCCGGCCCTCCTGGCGGAAGAAAGAGCAGGAGCTGAGGCGGCTGGGCTATACCAGGCGCTGA
- a CDS encoding aminoglycoside phosphotransferase family protein, producing the protein MNQPSVPAAVTQYLARLASDGHAVAAGPHRIRPMTGGFNNRIYEVDTGGVSYLLKVYPDDRVQRLEREYAAMRRLSALEGMPVAVSADARAAGLNAPVLIYEKLPGSPVEPAGMNREDLDRLLGIVSRVHGIRDPGDPILGRPAGPSRPEDCLLYMDESLRTLSASTAMNDTSFRRTADRLHDLRRGLDMMDLRPALWADASPRLCHGDFRPANVIKADPDRVALVDWEHAGIMDPFYEVAGFFWHPESTGLEAGLREEAIAGYCKRSADPHASGKMEVYQAILPVQWCVRVLALIEGYGRQVVQPWNEPRPMEALWEDLERYIGLAAQRLV; encoded by the coding sequence ATGAATCAACCATCGGTACCTGCAGCCGTTACGCAATACCTGGCCCGGCTGGCTTCTGACGGACACGCGGTCGCCGCCGGACCGCACCGTATCCGGCCGATGACGGGTGGATTCAACAACCGTATATACGAAGTAGATACAGGTGGCGTGTCCTACCTCCTCAAGGTGTATCCCGATGACCGTGTCCAGCGCCTTGAACGGGAATACGCCGCGATGAGGCGGCTATCCGCCCTGGAAGGCATGCCGGTCGCCGTATCGGCGGACGCACGGGCCGCCGGACTGAATGCGCCCGTGCTGATCTACGAGAAACTCCCGGGATCGCCGGTGGAACCCGCCGGCATGAACCGGGAAGACCTCGACCGGCTCCTTGGGATCGTGTCCCGTGTACACGGTATCCGGGATCCCGGCGATCCCATACTGGGCCGGCCGGCGGGTCCGTCCCGTCCCGAAGACTGCCTTCTGTACATGGACGAGAGCCTGCGCACCCTGTCCGCGTCCACTGCCATGAACGATACGTCCTTTCGCCGGACCGCGGACCGGCTGCACGACCTGAGACGGGGCCTGGACATGATGGACCTGCGGCCCGCGTTATGGGCGGATGCATCGCCCAGGTTGTGCCACGGGGATTTCCGGCCGGCCAACGTGATCAAAGCGGATCCGGACCGCGTCGCGCTGGTCGACTGGGAACACGCGGGAATCATGGACCCGTTCTACGAGGTCGCCGGTTTCTTCTGGCATCCGGAGAGCACGGGGCTGGAGGCGGGGTTGCGGGAGGAAGCCATTGCGGGTTACTGCAAACGTAGCGCCGACCCCCACGCGAGCGGGAAGATGGAAGTGTACCAGGCCATACTTCCCGTGCAATGGTGCGTGCGGGTCCTGGCCCTGATCGAAGGGTACGGCCGGCAGGTGGTCCAGCCCTGGAACGAACCCCGGCCGATGGAAGCGCTGTGGGAGGACCTGGAACGCTACATCGGGCTGGCCGCTCAGCGCCTGGTATAG
- a CDS encoding M48 family metalloprotease — protein sequence MRSLSLLRRAANRLARLVRLARSQSLRTTVAPLTVFLLATSGCGSVFQNVNVLSEADEIALGREFSREIERELKLYRDPEVVRYVDGLCQALVLHSKRSNIPYYIKVVDTDEVNAFALPGGYLYVNRGLISISGTEAELAGVIAHEIGHVVARHGAKALTRQLGLEIMLGMISGRNPTGVRRVAAQLAGIGGILSMLHHSREAEREADTLAIVNLREAGYDPEGLTGFFEKLLEINDREPGTLATMFATHPPSRERIENTREQATALPALEGLVTDSERFRQIKDMLPPLKKNPLKNEKEE from the coding sequence ATGAGATCCCTTAGCCTTCTCCGGCGCGCCGCAAATCGCCTGGCCCGCCTGGTCCGCCTGGCCCGGTCCCAGTCGCTCAGGACGACTGTCGCACCGCTCACCGTCTTCCTGCTGGCGACGTCGGGTTGCGGCAGCGTTTTTCAGAACGTCAACGTGCTTTCCGAGGCGGATGAAATCGCGCTCGGGCGCGAGTTTTCGAGAGAGATCGAAAGAGAGCTCAAGCTGTACCGGGACCCGGAGGTGGTCCGCTACGTCGACGGACTGTGCCAGGCCCTGGTCCTGCATTCAAAACGGTCGAATATACCCTACTACATAAAGGTCGTGGATACGGATGAAGTCAACGCCTTTGCCCTTCCCGGCGGCTATCTCTACGTCAACCGGGGGCTCATTTCCATCTCCGGAACCGAGGCGGAACTAGCCGGGGTGATCGCCCATGAAATCGGCCACGTGGTAGCGCGCCACGGGGCCAAGGCCCTGACCCGGCAACTCGGGCTGGAGATCATGCTGGGCATGATATCGGGAAGAAACCCCACGGGCGTCCGGCGCGTCGCGGCGCAACTGGCGGGGATCGGCGGCATCCTCTCCATGCTGCACCATTCCCGGGAGGCGGAACGGGAGGCGGACACCCTCGCGATCGTCAACCTCCGGGAGGCCGGTTACGATCCCGAAGGCCTCACGGGTTTCTTCGAGAAGCTGCTGGAGATCAACGATCGCGAACCCGGAACGCTGGCGACCATGTTCGCGACCCATCCGCCGAGCAGGGAACGTATCGAGAACACCCGGGAACAGGCCACGGCGTTGCCGGCCCTGGAGGGACTGGTCACGGATTCGGAACGGTTCAGGCAGATCAAGGACATGCTGCCACCGCTCAAGAAAAACCCGCTGAAAAACGAGAAAGAAGAATAA
- a CDS encoding amidohydrolase/deacetylase family metallohydrolase, with the protein MPTLVENHPGLLLRGGTVVDPSQALNRVCDVAIHDGSISAVGDGLPDDGCRVFDVSGRYVFPGLVDLHAHICWGFTDIGLVPDDICPSTGVTAIVDAGSSSWPSQDAFRRIVAEPSRTRVFGFSNISSVGIPTAGTPELASLRFVDVDRSVAAVAGNRDLMTGIKVRMGRHLIGDNGIEPMRLAVEAAQQAGVPVMVHVGNTPCPLAGIMDLLRPGDIITHAYHGHPHGILDDHRAVWEDVIEGRSRGILMDVGHGAGSFSFDVARSAFEQGFFPDAISTDLYTVNVDGPVFDLPTTMSKMLNLGMPLEDIVESTTSIPAAAIGRNELGTLRPGAAADVAVFELEEGDFEFSDSHGNRRRWPQRLTCEMTLLDGEIVYERR; encoded by the coding sequence ATGCCAACACTCGTCGAAAACCACCCCGGCCTCCTGCTTCGCGGCGGGACCGTCGTGGACCCGTCGCAGGCACTGAACCGGGTATGCGACGTCGCCATACACGACGGTTCGATTTCGGCCGTCGGCGACGGCCTGCCGGACGATGGCTGCCGCGTCTTTGACGTGTCCGGGCGGTACGTCTTTCCCGGCCTGGTCGACCTGCACGCCCACATTTGCTGGGGGTTCACCGACATCGGCCTGGTGCCGGACGACATCTGTCCCTCCACCGGGGTGACGGCCATCGTGGACGCCGGAAGCTCGAGCTGGCCGAGCCAGGACGCCTTCCGCCGCATCGTGGCGGAACCCTCCAGGACGCGGGTCTTCGGTTTCTCCAATATCTCCAGCGTGGGCATCCCGACGGCGGGCACGCCCGAACTGGCCAGCCTTCGGTTCGTGGACGTGGACCGTTCCGTGGCCGCGGTGGCCGGGAACCGGGACCTCATGACCGGCATCAAGGTCCGCATGGGCCGGCACCTCATCGGCGACAATGGGATCGAACCGATGCGCCTGGCGGTGGAGGCAGCGCAACAGGCAGGCGTCCCGGTCATGGTACACGTGGGCAATACGCCCTGTCCCCTGGCCGGCATCATGGACCTGCTCCGGCCGGGCGACATCATCACGCACGCCTATCACGGCCACCCCCACGGCATCCTCGACGATCACCGGGCCGTCTGGGAGGACGTCATCGAGGGACGGTCCCGGGGCATCCTGATGGACGTGGGGCACGGCGCCGGCAGCTTCAGTTTCGACGTGGCCAGGTCGGCCTTCGAACAGGGGTTCTTCCCGGACGCCATCAGCACGGACCTGTACACGGTGAACGTCGACGGACCGGTTTTCGACCTGCCGACCACCATGTCCAAGATGCTGAACCTGGGCATGCCCCTCGAAGATATCGTAGAAAGCACGACCTCCATACCGGCCGCGGCGATCGGGAGAAACGAGCTGGGCACGCTCCGTCCGGGCGCGGCCGCCGACGTGGCGGTATTCGAACTGGAGGAAGGCGACTTCGAATTCAGCGATTCGCACGGGAACCGCCGGAGGTGGCCGCAGCGCCTGACCTGTGAAATGACCCTGCTGGACGGGGAAATCGTATATGAACGGAGATAA
- a CDS encoding SDR family oxidoreductase: MDVALVTGASSGIGLAIAARLVEMGYDVYGYARDHGKTSLRHERFKSIECDVTDTRVLLDCTEELLRSTGGLKILVNNAGVGFFGPHAAMAPDRIERMVRTNLIAPMVLTRATLRHLEESRGYVVNIASTAALIPGSFGAAYGATKAGLHQFGQALFSEVRKSGVRVVTLYPDMTRTPFYDHADFEPGEDPGEHITPECVANAVAQAVDQREGTVITQIVLRPQRTKVARKRPPRRKKD; encoded by the coding sequence ATGGACGTAGCACTCGTCACCGGCGCTTCCTCCGGGATCGGCCTGGCCATCGCCGCGCGCCTGGTCGAGATGGGTTATGACGTATACGGGTATGCCCGGGACCACGGGAAGACCTCGCTCCGCCACGAGCGGTTCAAATCGATCGAATGCGACGTCACCGATACCCGGGTCCTGCTGGATTGCACCGAGGAACTGCTCAGATCGACCGGGGGCCTTAAGATCCTGGTCAACAACGCCGGTGTCGGTTTCTTCGGACCCCACGCTGCCATGGCGCCCGACCGGATAGAACGCATGGTCCGGACCAACCTGATCGCGCCCATGGTCCTGACGCGGGCGACCTTGCGACACCTGGAGGAATCAAGGGGATATGTGGTCAACATCGCCTCGACTGCGGCGTTGATTCCCGGTTCCTTCGGGGCCGCCTACGGCGCGACGAAGGCCGGTCTCCACCAGTTCGGGCAGGCGCTCTTCAGCGAGGTGCGCAAGAGCGGCGTCCGGGTGGTGACCCTGTACCCGGACATGACCCGGACGCCGTTCTACGACCACGCAGACTTTGAACCCGGTGAGGATCCCGGCGAACACATCACGCCCGAGTGCGTGGCCAACGCCGTCGCACAGGCCGTGGACCAGCGGGAGGGGACGGTGATCACGCAGATCGTCCTCCGGCCGCAGCGGACAAAGGTAGCGCGCAAACGTCCGCCGCGGCGGAAGAAGGATTAG
- a CDS encoding MOSC domain-containing protein yields the protein MPYISSLHVYPVKSCAGHELTRAELDARGIRDDRSWIVVGDGGRQPGMLTQREAPALALVQPALSSDGLALSAPGMEDLTVPRIEEGPVRNVDVWGDLCDGIDQGDDVAKWLGTYLDKPCRLLYFNPEFVRPVDPDYAAQPGDQVGFADGFPLLVISEASLADLNARLETPIRMNRFRPNVVVADCPPYAEDTWKHIRAGEVEIDLVKPCGRCATTLVEQESGSPGKEPLRTLATYRKFDRPAPSFGHNAVHRSAGVLEAGMAIQILDVRESA from the coding sequence ATGCCTTACATTTCCTCCCTCCACGTCTATCCCGTCAAGTCCTGTGCCGGGCACGAGCTGACGCGGGCAGAACTGGACGCCCGGGGCATTCGGGACGACCGGTCGTGGATCGTCGTCGGGGACGGCGGCAGGCAGCCCGGAATGCTCACCCAGCGTGAAGCGCCCGCCCTGGCACTCGTCCAGCCCGCCCTTTCCTCAGACGGATTGGCGCTTTCGGCGCCGGGTATGGAGGACCTGACGGTACCGCGAATCGAGGAAGGCCCTGTCAGGAACGTGGACGTGTGGGGAGACCTCTGCGACGGGATCGACCAGGGCGACGATGTGGCGAAATGGCTCGGTACGTACCTGGACAAGCCCTGCCGCCTGCTGTACTTCAATCCGGAATTCGTGCGGCCCGTGGACCCGGACTACGCAGCGCAACCCGGCGACCAGGTGGGTTTCGCGGACGGATTCCCGCTGCTGGTGATCTCCGAGGCTTCCCTGGCGGACCTGAACGCGCGGCTCGAGACCCCGATCCGCATGAACCGCTTCAGGCCCAATGTCGTCGTGGCCGACTGCCCGCCCTACGCGGAGGACACGTGGAAGCACATCCGCGCGGGGGAGGTGGAAATCGACCTGGTCAAACCCTGCGGCCGGTGTGCCACGACCCTGGTCGAGCAGGAGAGCGGGTCGCCGGGCAAGGAACCGCTGCGCACGCTGGCGACCTACCGAAAGTTCGATCGGCCGGCCCCGTCCTTCGGCCATAACGCCGTGCACCGGTCGGCCGGCGTGCTCGAAGCCGGGATGGCCATTCAGATCCTGGACGTGCGGGAATCCGCTTGA
- a CDS encoding Gfo/Idh/MocA family oxidoreductase — MSAGNLRIGLIGLGTVCEFVHYPGFSRIPGVEIAGLCEVDEDLLARRQAQWGVAAGFTDVDRFLAAVKPDAVTVAVPNVYHRDIVLKAVAAGCHVLCEKPIGMTVAETVDMYESARDAGVRHMTAFTYRFVPGMRYLKHLVDEGKLGEIRHARFQRLQDWGERSVGWRQYRRMAATGELGDMGIHRIDFAEDLLGPIRSVCASLKQVVPRDRTEDGRPCEPQDVEDWVAWIAEFESGTTGVFEMGKLTKGHGPAGDHDLCELNGSEGSAAYRLHTPFAIQVGPRREQYRRRSVPKRFLAVPGSPRDPKEGDPAQTFRFDQAWEFVCAIREGRDCVPSFYHGMRAQVVAEAILEAAASRKWVDVPA, encoded by the coding sequence ATGTCGGCAGGCAACTTACGCATCGGGCTCATCGGACTCGGAACGGTCTGCGAATTCGTGCATTACCCGGGGTTCTCCCGCATTCCGGGCGTGGAGATCGCCGGCCTGTGCGAAGTGGACGAAGACCTGCTGGCCCGCAGGCAGGCGCAGTGGGGCGTCGCGGCCGGTTTCACGGACGTGGACCGGTTCCTGGCCGCCGTCAAGCCGGACGCCGTGACCGTCGCCGTGCCGAACGTGTACCACCGCGATATCGTGCTCAAGGCCGTCGCGGCGGGCTGTCACGTGCTGTGTGAGAAACCCATCGGCATGACCGTCGCGGAGACCGTGGACATGTACGAGTCCGCCCGGGACGCCGGCGTCCGGCATATGACCGCCTTTACCTACCGGTTCGTGCCCGGCATGCGGTACCTGAAGCACCTGGTCGACGAAGGTAAACTCGGCGAGATACGCCACGCCCGCTTCCAGCGGCTCCAGGACTGGGGCGAGCGGTCCGTGGGATGGCGCCAGTACCGGCGCATGGCGGCGACGGGAGAACTCGGCGACATGGGCATACACCGCATCGACTTCGCCGAGGACCTGCTCGGTCCGATCAGGTCGGTGTGCGCGTCGCTCAAGCAGGTCGTTCCCCGGGACCGCACGGAGGACGGGCGGCCCTGCGAGCCGCAGGACGTGGAGGACTGGGTCGCCTGGATCGCCGAGTTCGAATCGGGGACCACGGGCGTGTTCGAGATGGGTAAACTGACCAAAGGGCACGGGCCCGCCGGCGACCATGACCTCTGCGAGTTGAACGGAAGCGAAGGCTCAGCCGCCTACCGGTTACACACTCCCTTTGCCATCCAGGTCGGACCGCGGCGGGAGCAATACCGGCGGCGCAGCGTACCGAAGCGCTTCCTCGCCGTGCCCGGTTCCCCCCGCGACCCGAAAGAAGGCGACCCCGCCCAGACCTTTCGCTTCGACCAGGCCTGGGAGTTCGTCTGCGCCATCCGAGAGGGACGGGACTGCGTGCCTTCCTTCTACCACGGCATGCGCGCCCAGGTCGTGGCGGAAGCCATCCTTGAGGCGGCGGCGTCCCGGAAGTGGGTGGACGTGCCGGCTTGA
- a CDS encoding PorV/PorQ family protein encodes MRKLSYLLIATLLAIPAGPSRAGVGQGGGLFLQIAPDARSTAMGETGVAHALGAQVPAWNPGGLGFLEYSGVAGTYFKWLPYLADDLYYLHFSYVHPVEGIGTFGVSVPYLSLGEQQRVSATGDSQGTFKSSDMALSLSYGALINDRLGVGSNLKIIRSALSDEDDGVGTSFALDVGVTARVMPRFTVAGVLQNLGTEIKYTDSNQGDPLSRNLKVGAALTALEDESNSLLLAVDLNRMLLEDSGNILNVGLEYWYQDLIALRTGYVHDADGDVKTPTFGGGLQWNMYRIDFSYTTSSTLQDITKFTISARF; translated from the coding sequence GTGAGAAAGCTAAGCTACCTGCTCATTGCAACACTGCTGGCGATCCCGGCCGGGCCGTCCCGGGCCGGTGTCGGGCAGGGCGGCGGCCTGTTCCTGCAGATCGCCCCCGACGCGCGGTCCACGGCCATGGGCGAAACCGGCGTCGCTCACGCCCTGGGCGCCCAGGTCCCCGCGTGGAATCCGGGCGGACTGGGATTCCTCGAGTACAGCGGGGTGGCGGGAACCTATTTCAAATGGCTGCCCTACCTGGCGGACGATCTCTACTACCTGCACTTCTCCTACGTGCATCCGGTCGAAGGCATCGGGACCTTCGGCGTCAGTGTGCCTTATCTTTCGCTGGGTGAACAACAACGGGTGAGCGCGACAGGAGACAGCCAGGGGACGTTCAAGAGCTCGGACATGGCGTTGTCCCTCTCGTACGGCGCCCTGATCAACGACCGCCTGGGGGTCGGATCCAATCTGAAGATCATCCGGAGCGCCCTGTCCGACGAGGACGACGGGGTGGGCACGAGCTTCGCCCTGGATGTCGGCGTGACCGCCCGCGTCATGCCCCGGTTCACCGTGGCCGGCGTCCTTCAGAACCTGGGGACGGAAATCAAGTACACGGACTCGAACCAGGGAGACCCGCTTTCCCGGAACCTCAAAGTGGGCGCCGCGCTCACGGCGCTCGAAGACGAGTCGAACAGCCTGCTGCTTGCCGTCGACCTCAACCGCATGCTGCTGGAGGACAGCGGGAACATCCTGAACGTCGGGCTGGAGTACTGGTACCAGGATCTGATCGCGCTGCGGACGGGGTACGTGCACGACGCGGACGGCGATGTGAAAACGCCCACGTTCGGCGGCGGCCTGCAGTGGAATATGTACCGCATCGACTTCAGCTACACCACGAGTTCGACACTGCAGGACATCACCAAGTTCACCATTTCCGCCAGGTTCTAA
- a CDS encoding glutaminyl-peptide cyclotransferase, giving the protein MKRNLIAVLVSIAALTGLAALSGLVACTEPTNSSTSPTDTQAGNDTTTVAAKSYTYEVVRSFPHDTGAFTQGLAIAGETLYESTGNYGQSSLRQVALLTGAVERVRRLSATIFGEGLALYDDKIIQLTWKSGVGFIYDRERFELLRSVSYPGEGWGITYDGARFIMTDGSSNLYFRDKVTFAETGRVVVRDGDGPVRNLNELEYVKGEVYANIWQEDRIARIDPETGRVTGWIDLEGLLESGGQHGLGEGGGTVDVLNGIAYDAAGDRLFVTGKWWPRLFEIRLVEKQDPSG; this is encoded by the coding sequence ATGAAGCGGAACCTGATCGCCGTCCTGGTCAGCATCGCGGCCCTGACCGGCCTCGCGGCGCTGTCCGGCCTCGTTGCCTGTACCGAGCCGACGAATTCGAGCACCAGTCCCACCGATACGCAGGCGGGGAACGACACCACGACGGTCGCGGCAAAGTCCTATACCTACGAGGTGGTCCGGTCCTTCCCCCACGATACGGGCGCCTTTACCCAGGGCCTGGCGATCGCGGGCGAAACGCTGTACGAAAGTACCGGGAACTACGGCCAGTCCTCCCTGCGCCAGGTGGCGCTGCTGACCGGCGCGGTGGAACGGGTCCGCCGGCTGTCCGCGACGATCTTCGGGGAAGGCCTCGCCCTCTACGACGACAAGATCATCCAGCTCACCTGGAAATCGGGTGTCGGGTTCATCTACGACCGGGAGCGCTTCGAGCTGCTGCGGAGCGTGTCCTATCCCGGCGAGGGATGGGGCATCACCTACGACGGCGCCCGGTTCATCATGACCGACGGCTCGTCCAACCTGTACTTCCGCGACAAGGTGACCTTCGCGGAGACCGGCCGGGTGGTCGTGCGGGACGGAGACGGCCCGGTGCGCAACCTGAACGAACTGGAGTACGTGAAGGGCGAGGTCTACGCAAATATCTGGCAGGAGGACCGCATCGCCCGCATCGATCCCGAAACGGGCCGGGTCACGGGGTGGATCGACCTGGAGGGACTGCTCGAATCGGGCGGTCAGCATGGACTTGGCGAAGGGGGCGGCACGGTGGATGTGCTCAACGGCATTGCCTACGATGCCGCGGGGGACCGGCTGTTCGTCACCGGGAAGTGGTGGCCCCGGCTCTTCGAGATCCGGCTGGTCGAAAAACAGGACCCCTCCGGGTAA
- a CDS encoding GNAT family N-acetyltransferase has protein sequence MIGIRRAGEDDFEAIWSIFHRVVRSADTYPYPPDTDRDQARALWMAPPNRTYVALEGRKVMGTYYIRPNQPGQGAHVANAGFMVDPDIQGRGVGRAMGIHALEEARRAGFLSMQFNMVVGTNDRAVALWRDLGFSIVGTVPAAFDHPEHGLVDVHIMYRKLQETDP, from the coding sequence ATGATCGGGATACGCCGGGCCGGCGAAGACGACTTCGAAGCCATCTGGTCCATCTTTCACCGGGTCGTCCGGTCGGCCGACACCTATCCCTATCCCCCCGATACGGACAGGGACCAGGCACGCGCGCTGTGGATGGCGCCGCCGAACCGGACCTACGTCGCGCTGGAAGGCCGCAAGGTGATGGGCACCTACTATATCCGTCCCAACCAGCCGGGCCAGGGCGCCCACGTGGCGAACGCGGGGTTCATGGTCGATCCGGACATCCAGGGACGCGGCGTGGGGCGGGCCATGGGTATTCATGCCCTCGAGGAGGCGCGCCGCGCGGGATTCCTGTCCATGCAGTTCAACATGGTCGTCGGCACGAACGACCGGGCCGTCGCACTCTGGCGTGACCTGGGGTTCTCGATCGTCGGCACCGTACCGGCCGCCTTCGACCATCCCGAGCACGGCCTCGTGGATGTACACATCATGTACCGGAAGCTGCAGGAAACTGACCCATGA
- a CDS encoding ankyrin repeat domain-containing protein translates to MGLEKQLTSAAWSGDLDAAKALLKEDPEAARHWQPIMTAAFTGSTEIVRLLVEHGADPNVISRNNHRHRPLHRVLEHKKTIPKGPHHLETVRALLELGARIDLRGGHGRMTAPCLAAVGGEIQFLPVLREYIEEWDIFTSVALGEADRVRALLDGDEGLVDAVDENRWRPLNYAAASSAGRDDAAVAARLEAIVVLLLQRGAEVNRPPPPLTSAIGNRAMMQAMLDAGAKPDPGLVNALWSVDYDSVEMLLAAGADIRHPAVDDTLSELVQYGTYNMARFLVDRGANVNGVDDHRGRTALHWAAVRGAGKPFVTYLLDQGADPSIRDRDGATALDVAREKKRKAIESMLLERGRG, encoded by the coding sequence ATGGGCCTGGAAAAGCAACTGACGAGCGCGGCGTGGTCCGGCGACCTGGACGCCGCGAAAGCCCTGCTGAAGGAAGATCCGGAGGCCGCCCGGCACTGGCAGCCCATCATGACGGCCGCCTTCACGGGGAGTACGGAGATCGTCAGGCTGCTGGTCGAACACGGCGCCGATCCCAACGTGATCAGCCGCAACAACCATCGGCACCGTCCGCTGCATCGCGTGCTGGAACACAAGAAGACGATACCCAAGGGTCCGCACCACTTGGAAACCGTGCGCGCCTTGCTCGAACTCGGCGCGCGCATCGATCTGCGGGGCGGCCATGGCCGCATGACGGCGCCTTGTCTCGCCGCCGTGGGCGGGGAGATCCAGTTCCTGCCGGTGCTCCGCGAATACATCGAGGAATGGGATATCTTCACCAGCGTGGCCCTGGGCGAGGCGGATCGCGTCCGGGCGCTCCTGGACGGGGACGAAGGCCTGGTCGACGCGGTGGACGAGAACCGGTGGCGGCCCCTGAACTACGCCGCGGCTTCAAGCGCGGGCCGGGACGACGCGGCGGTCGCCGCCCGTCTAGAAGCGATCGTCGTGTTGCTCCTGCAGCGGGGCGCCGAGGTCAACCGGCCTCCCCCGCCGCTGACCTCCGCCATCGGCAACCGGGCCATGATGCAGGCGATGCTGGACGCCGGCGCGAAACCCGATCCCGGCCTGGTCAACGCCCTGTGGAGCGTGGATTACGATTCGGTGGAAATGCTGCTGGCGGCCGGGGCGGACATCCGGCATCCCGCGGTGGACGACACCCTGAGCGAACTGGTGCAGTACGGGACGTACAACATGGCTCGTTTCCTGGTCGACCGCGGCGCCAACGTGAACGGCGTCGACGATCACCGCGGACGCACCGCGCTGCACTGGGCCGCCGTCCGCGGCGCCGGGAAGCCATTCGTCACTTACCTGCTCGACCAGGGCGCCGATCCGTCCATCCGGGACCGGGACGGCGCCACGGCGCTGGACGTCGCCCGCGAGAAGAAAAGGAAAGCCATCGAATCCATGCTCCTGGAAAGAGGGCGCGGATGA